One Mycteria americana isolate JAX WOST 10 ecotype Jacksonville Zoo and Gardens chromosome 7, USCA_MyAme_1.0, whole genome shotgun sequence genomic window, GCTATCTGTGCAGTACAGTAGTAACTTATTCCTGGTCCACACTACTGACATATAACATCCAAAACCAACCTCACCAGTGAAAACAATTATAAACCTCAAAAGAAGTCTTAAGTCACAAGCCTGGACCCCACACGAACAAGCCAGACAGCTTAGCACTGCTGATGAGGTTACCAGCTATAATGATTTCCCTCTTCCCAATCAGACAGCTGAGCTGCTCCTCAACTAGCTGTTGATTCACTACAGCTTTCACTTTGACATTTTAAGGTAAAAATTTAACACTGTTCACTTCCATTAAAATACTACATAGGATAGacagctgcagggaaagggagaTACATTTCTGTGGCCATCCTAACCTATACTATCTCTGGATCAGAGCCCTTAAGCCACTACAGGTCAGGATAGTACTTACTCAGTATCACACAAACTTTAAAACTTTGGTGTCATCAGTAATTAAACAAGCGCCACCCCTTTTTGCAGCTTTACTGGGTTTACTTTAATCATGAACAccacaaaagcattttgaaacaaaGTCTGTTCCAGAAGAAATGGTAGGTTAAGtcaatatttgaatttttttttttttaaagtaataattcaAAGTTCTACTTACATGGTTTTTTGTCAAAGCCAAGTACTGCAGATTGGTCAGATAACTGATTTCTTCAGGGATGGAGGTTAGCTTATTATAGCTAAGATCCAAATAGTGTaattttttacaaagaaatagcTGCAAtggaacatttttaatattattataatttaGATACAATTGTTCCAGGTTTGATAATGCACCAATCTGCACTGGGACATATGAAATACTGTTGTGCCACAATTTTAAGCAAGAAAGGTTCTTGAGATGTTGAAAACTAATTATTTCTTCCACTGTtctgagattattttcttttaagtcgATTTCGTGCAAATTGTTTAGGGTAAAAATGGAATGGGGAATGCGCTCTAAATCACAGCAGATTAATTCCAAGGTTCTCAGGTTTACCAGCTTCTTCAGGTTATTTAGCACTATCAGTTTATTTCCCTCATTGTTGATAGACAAGTGTTGTAAAGAAGGCAGAAGATCTGTAACCACTTGAGGTATACGGGAAAGGTTGTTTTTTAAGTGAATTGATCTCAGATTTTTTAGCCCCTGAAAGCTTTCGTTGTACATGGCGTTGTGATGATCTAGCATGAAATATCCTGTTAAGCACAATTCTTGTAGGTTTTTTAGATGAAAGACCCAAAACGGAATTCTTCCCATCTCACTAGATTTCAGGCGCaatgttttcagattttcttctaaaaagcTTACTGCTGGATAATCCATAGTTAGTGATGAATGATAAACATTGAGTTCTTTGAGATTGACTAGCTGGGTCACAGCTGAAGGAAGTTTGGCTTCAGGAATAAGTTCCAGGCTTAGGACTTCTATTTCTGTCAGTTCAAAGACACTGTCTGGAAGACCATTTAACATGAAAAGGTGAAGTTCAATCTTGTCTTGGGAATTTCTTACtagcttatttttcagtttttccactgACCATTCATTGTTAAGATTtatctgtttcagtttgttttcactCAAATCGGACAGGAATATTGAGAATCGTTGGGAATAAAGAGGATCATACTGATCTGCCAAGTGGAGAATAAATGCAAAGTCATTCTTTACATCAGGTATATCACTGTAATTACTTTTCTCTCTCAACTTCTCAAAAGAATATTGCTTAAGTGAACTTCTTAACATCCACCACAAACTATAAGTACAAGTTAAGCCATAGAAGATCACTAAAACAACATAAAATGAagccaaaactttaaaaatttctgCTAGCGAATAAACACACTGGTACCTTTTGTAGCCTGTAAAGGCTTGAACATTAACTACACAATCAATTTCAAGTGTAATAAATGATAAATAGTAGGGgacataaattattattattacaaatacAATGACTTTCACTATAATCTGTTTCATATACACTGTATATATGACATCCTTCTCTTCAACGTGTACTctgaatttcttcactttttcaaaTATAGCTTTAGCTTGTTCCCCTTCTTTTTTGTCAAGAACACTTGAGGAATTTTCTCTTCCAGTTGTTTCCAAGCCAGGTTGCGAATATGGCAGGGACTGTCTGCTGGCCCCTATATCTACTGAACTCCCAGGTGATGAAATCACTGCTTTTGATTTGGCTATTGGCAACTTCCTCACAGACTGTTCAGCAACTGTTTCTGAGAGGGCACGCGTTGTCCATGGAGAATCAAAACACTTCTGAAGAATAGCTACAAAGTGCTCAAGCCTGGAACTTGTACTAGGATAGTAAAGCCAGAAATTACTgcaagctgcaaaaataaaggtATGCAGAAGCACTAGGTATGGAAAAAATTTGGCAAACCAGTGAAGCTGTCTCTCATAACATACTGCATCAATATAGGAGTACTGCTGCCGATGGAGATCATTCTGGATTTTAAGCGGGATGATTATCTGTGCTGTAGAGCTAGCCGTCATGTTAAGGTTGGCTTTAACTAAATCCCAAGGCACGGCACAATGATTGTCAAATTCTAGCTTGCAAGGAAGACAACACAATACTCTGGTTTGAGTAAGCTGGAGAGCCCCAGCGAGCACAGCAACTAGCAGCATTATCATGGTGAGGTAATACCAGAAGACATCCCACCATGGTTTTAGTATGTGGTAGGATGACTGGGCATCTGCTAAGTATTTCAGTTCTGTTAGCGTGATCATGACTTTCACCTGTGAGAGAACAGCAGCtggtagaggaaaaaagaaaagacatccTTAGAGAATGGTTAAAAACAATTTATCTCACCATTAAACACTTGAAGCTTATTACAGTTTTCACAATTTTAAGTATGTGTAACATTTGGCCTAGCATCCAGAGCATAGCAAAAGGATCCAAGAACTCCTGGCACCTAACCCTAGCCatcatcttatttattttaaggaaagttACTTGGAATGCAAACATTTAAGTGAAGAATGAAACTAGCATCAGAGATTAGGAGAAAGTATATTTTGACCAAACATTTGGGTACTGTTCAAGTAGAAGCAACAAGCAGGTGTAAGTTAAAGAAGTGTCTGATATATTACTAGCAGGCCTTCCCCACTGTCCTAAACTTACACAGCAAAAGTGATTTCTCATTTATGAAGAATTCCAAAAATCAGAGCAATATATTAACATGATGGCTCTTGTAATTTAGAATTTTCTACTAGATTACATCATTCTACCCAACTGAAGAATAAGGAATACACAAAAATTCTCAAAAGAGCAGTTTTGCATTAGTCTTTTATATAATTCCCCATCTTCTCCCATCAAGAGAATTAAGCATACtgacagaatgaaaatgaagCTAACACAACTTCTTATTGTCCAATATtgtcatatatataaaaatggcACACAACCCCCAGCAGCATAGGTTTGATTCATACTTACTTTACtaattaaagagaataaaatacacAGCACTGCTCAGTCAGGAGGTCTACACCTTTTAAAATTCCTTGGACATGCCATCTTTACATTTGTCTTCATTCTGGATGGAGAAAACattgaatataatttttaatggtttcacctaaataaagaataaacatttcagctttcattagAACTGCTGCCTTATTGAAGACATCAGGATCTATTAATCTCTGCATTACTACAGCTAAATGAAATGGAACAGAACACACTCAGACATGATCATGTAGGATGTGAAGTCAAAGTTTTGCACAGTCACATCAACACAAAAACCAGGAAACCACCTATAGCTTGCTGTATTTCAActgggaagtaattttttttccggAATAactatgtgaaaataaaatacacaacatGCAAGACTTCAAGAAGTAGAATTTAGTAATAATTTTGATATACCAAGGTTTGGCAGAAGGGCAAGTCTCAAAAACAGAGGCCCACGTTTTACATCCTGAAACAAATTAATAAACTATCCAGTGTCGATGGCAATACCACAGACACTACCAGCTTTGGAGGAAACTTACTATAGTTTGTTAAGCAGTACATATAGGAAGCAATGGGGATGTTCTGTAATTTTCttaatcatagaattgtttaggttggaaaagacctttaagattcaTGGAGTCCAatcattaacctagcactgccaagtccaccactacaccctaagcaccacatctatatgtattttaaatacctccagggatggcgactccaccacttccctgggcagcctgttccaatgcttgacaaacctttcggtgaagaaatttttcctaatatccaatctaaacctcccctggcacaacctgaggctgtttcctcttgtcctatggcttgttacttgggagaagagtccaacccccacctcactacagcctcctttcaggcagttgtagagagcaataaggtctccccttcagcctccttttctccaggctaaacaaccccagttccctcagctgctcctcatcagacttctgctccagacccttcaccagcttcgttgcccttctctggacaggctctagcacctcaatgtctctcttgtagcaaggggcccaaaactgaacacaggattcgaggtgcagcctcaccagtgccgagtacagggggaggatcacttccttagtcctgctggcctcactatttctgatacaagccaggatgctattggccttcttggccacctgggcacaccgctggctcatattcataATATATTGGTACTGGACATTTCAATTCCAAACAGAGGTGAAAAGCTGTTATAAAAAGACAAACAACAGCTGAACTAAGGTAGAACCTTATTCTTACTCCACATTCACATTTGAAGGGAGAAGAATGACCAAAAATAAGTTAACCCTTCTTGCATTGACAAGGCTACTTTTAATAGAATGTAGAAACTTACCAGGCCCACTCAAGGGAAAGCAGCTGAAGGAGGACAGGATAGTTACAATACACTcctggaaagaaaagacattgTCATCAGATCATGAAATAGTTGGACTCCAATAACTGTGATTATTAGAACAACAACTCATTATTCCTTCCACAGCAGTGTTTTAAAGATACAACATTTAATGAGCAAAAGATCTAACTAGATCCACAAGATCTAGTTAGAATAATTTAAGATGCCACCCCCATCAAATTATTTACTTGGTCACCATCTGGAAGTGGCTTTTCCTAAAGTAGAGATGAAGTAATGGCCCTTGTCATTGCCCCCTTTCTAAGCACTAAAATCCATTTAAGCTCAACAGTTTTTGCATCTATGTAATGTTACTAGTCCTGCAGCTGAGATGCTCTAACCATAGCTAAGAAATAGCAATTTCTTCAATCACTCCAGCTCAACTTGCAAAAGACACATCTGTAAATACCTTGTAAAATGAGTTCTTTTGGTATAATTCTTTGGGGTTTGAATATAAATGTGTAGATGTAAAAGCACACAAAGGTACTAAACCCATTCAAACTAAGGTTTTTAATCTGCAAAGAATATCTAGATCGTGTCTCAACTCAAGCCAAACATGCTTGATTTGAATGTAGACAGAAAAATCAAacgtatttttttcatttccaaccTGGAATTAAAGCCAGTCAATTCTTCTCACTTGAACTTTGTTACAAAAATGAAAGACTTGGTACCTGTGTTAAAGTTGTAAAGAACACACTAAGAGAGAAATATGTTGAATGATTCAACAAAATAAGAGCAAAAGGTATAAATAGcatatttttaacaaagaaaaacatttgaaaagtcaaaatGATCACTGAACTGGCTGAGAGTTTAAAATAGTGTGAAAGGTCTAATTAGCATGAGGATGGGACCAATTCTTTTCCTGGCAAACATGTAAACCTCATCAGGGACTTGGGCAGATACTAACATTTTAAGAAGATGTTTTATATAACTAAATGGTTATTAGAGAAAGTTACAAGTAACACAATTCAATAATGCACATATGTACTTTGCACTTTTATACAAAGACCACCACTCTCCTGGTAACAGACCTATCTTGGGGAATAAGCAAGGCTATTGTTGAATGTAAGGGACAGAATTCAAAGTACAATAAAACAGTTAACACTGATGAAGTATTTTCTCtaaaagttacagaaagaaaaacagaaaacggAACTTAAACcaattctatttaaaatatattggtACACTTGAGAATATGCATAACCCAATACACCTTCTTCAAGCAATGCCATAATGctcaaagtgttttgtttttatacagaTTGAGAACTCAAAGTGAGACTGACCCATGTAATTTTGTAAGGTCTGTTTCTATAAAATGCTTTGTCACCTCCCTGCCTCGAACTGGAAAGTTGTTAGTCCCTATCACATATCCCAGAAAAAAGGCTACATTCTTGCGGTGGTTTTAGAACACTTTCTAGCAGAAAGCAAGTGTCACAATATTAAGTACTTAAATACTTGAACTCTGGTCTTGTTAATGACTACTTTTTGAAACCTCCCAATGAAGCATGCGTATTCATTGCAAttctatgtatataaaataaagctTCCTATCGGAGAAGTACATAGTATATAAAAGCATAATATAAATGTGAATTAATTTTGCTGaagacagttttctttcaaatcctATCTGTATGCTAAGAGTGACTAATCAAATGGAATAATGCTGAACTGTAATGGGTTTGATAACACTCATCTCCAGCAGCTTTCAACCCATATCAAAGCCATAAGA contains:
- the LRRC8B gene encoding volume-regulated anion channel subunit LRRC8B, producing MITLTELKYLADAQSSYHILKPWWDVFWYYLTMIMLLVAVLAGALQLTQTRVLCCLPCKLEFDNHCAVPWDLVKANLNMTASSTAQIIIPLKIQNDLHRQQYSYIDAVCYERQLHWFAKFFPYLVLLHTFIFAACSNFWLYYPSTSSRLEHFVAILQKCFDSPWTTRALSETVAEQSVRKLPIAKSKAVISSPGSSVDIGASRQSLPYSQPGLETTGRENSSSVLDKKEGEQAKAIFEKVKKFRVHVEEKDVIYTVYMKQIIVKVIVFVIIIIYVPYYLSFITLEIDCVVNVQAFTGYKRYQCVYSLAEIFKVLASFYVVLVIFYGLTCTYSLWWMLRSSLKQYSFEKLREKSNYSDIPDVKNDFAFILHLADQYDPLYSQRFSIFLSDLSENKLKQINLNNEWSVEKLKNKLVRNSQDKIELHLFMLNGLPDSVFELTEIEVLSLELIPEAKLPSAVTQLVNLKELNVYHSSLTMDYPAVSFLEENLKTLRLKSSEMGRIPFWVFHLKNLQELCLTGYFMLDHHNAMYNESFQGLKNLRSIHLKNNLSRIPQVVTDLLPSLQHLSINNEGNKLIVLNNLKKLVNLRTLELICCDLERIPHSIFTLNNLHEIDLKENNLRTVEEIISFQHLKNLSCLKLWHNSISYVPVQIGALSNLEQLYLNYNNIKNVPLQLFLCKKLHYLDLSYNKLTSIPEEISYLTNLQYLALTKNHIEMLPDGLFQCKKLQFLLLGNNSLMNLSPCVGQLLNLVQLELIGNYLESLPAELEECQFLKRNSLIVEERLLKTLPPRVRERLQTCSDKC